One window of the Thunnus albacares chromosome 3, fThuAlb1.1, whole genome shotgun sequence genome contains the following:
- the LOC122978413 gene encoding nephronectin isoform X1 → MIEMRRRVFVVTVHFITLSLAHHQESFHRSVEDALEHTGGRAQLGLCSYGQMTSCCFGWRNVNGICQPVCKKSCVYGQCVGPDKCLCSRGYKGPQCDEDVNECGFLERPCSQRCMNTHGSYRCYCEPGYTLSADGYTCSGEAACFSLRCQFGCQMERGGAAVRCLCPPGLHLAADNKTCEDVDECQRDADVCPPRRTCRNTFGSFFCACQDGFVMGTLQGSVQCRDKDECLTGSHQCSRHAQCVNTDGSYTCQCLEDYFGNGRTCWPRRAPQSKAVMYFNYKLSKRTKPIQPSS, encoded by the exons atgattgaaatgagACGACGGGTCTTTGTGGTGACGGTGCATTTCATTACGCTTTCCCTGGCTCATCATCAAGAAAG CTTCCACAGGTCAGTGGAGGATGCGTTGGAGCACACTGGCGGTCGTGCACAGCTGGGGCTCTGCAGCTATGGTCAGatgacttcctgttgttttgGATGGAGGAATGTTAATGGCATTTGTCAGC CGGTGTGCAAGAAGTCATGCGTATATGGACAATGTGTGGGACCTGACAAATGTTTATGCTCCAGAGGGTACAAAGGACCGCAGTGTGATGAAG ATGTGAATGAGTGCGGTTTCCTGGAGAGACCGTGTTCCCAGCGCTGCATGAATACACACGGTAGCTATCGCTGTTACTGTGAACCTGGATACACGCTCAGTGCAGACGGATACACCTGCAGCG GAGAGGCCGCATGTTTCTCCCTGCGCTGCCAGTTTGGTTGCCAGATGGAAAGAGGGGGAGCAGCAGTGCGCTGTCTGTGTCCCCCCGGCCTCCACCTGGCCGCTGACAACAAGACCTGTGAAG ATGTAGATGAGTGTCAGCGGGATGCTGATGTGTGTCCACCACGCCGGACCTGCAGGAACACTTTCGGCAGCTTTTTCTGTGCGTGTCAAGATGGCTTTGTGATGGGGACACTCCAGGGCTCAGTGCAATGTcgag ATAAGGATGAATGTTTAACCGGGTCTCACCAGTGCAGCCGCCATGCTCAGTGTGTCAACACAGATGGTTCCTACACCTGTCAGTGTTTGGAGGACTACTTCGGCAACGGACGCACCTGCTGGCCCAGGAGAGCCCCACAGTCCAAGGCTGTCATGTACTTCAATTACAAACTCTCCAAAAGGACCAAGCCCATACAACCTTCATCTTAG
- the LOC122978413 gene encoding nephronectin isoform X2, with translation MTSCCFGWRNVNGICQPVCKKSCVYGQCVGPDKCLCSRGYKGPQCDEDVNECGFLERPCSQRCMNTHGSYRCYCEPGYTLSADGYTCSGEAACFSLRCQFGCQMERGGAAVRCLCPPGLHLAADNKTCEDVDECQRDADVCPPRRTCRNTFGSFFCACQDGFVMGTLQGSVQCRDKDECLTGSHQCSRHAQCVNTDGSYTCQCLEDYFGNGRTCWPRRAPQSKAVMYFNYKLSKRTKPIQPSS, from the exons atgacttcctgttgttttgGATGGAGGAATGTTAATGGCATTTGTCAGC CGGTGTGCAAGAAGTCATGCGTATATGGACAATGTGTGGGACCTGACAAATGTTTATGCTCCAGAGGGTACAAAGGACCGCAGTGTGATGAAG ATGTGAATGAGTGCGGTTTCCTGGAGAGACCGTGTTCCCAGCGCTGCATGAATACACACGGTAGCTATCGCTGTTACTGTGAACCTGGATACACGCTCAGTGCAGACGGATACACCTGCAGCG GAGAGGCCGCATGTTTCTCCCTGCGCTGCCAGTTTGGTTGCCAGATGGAAAGAGGGGGAGCAGCAGTGCGCTGTCTGTGTCCCCCCGGCCTCCACCTGGCCGCTGACAACAAGACCTGTGAAG ATGTAGATGAGTGTCAGCGGGATGCTGATGTGTGTCCACCACGCCGGACCTGCAGGAACACTTTCGGCAGCTTTTTCTGTGCGTGTCAAGATGGCTTTGTGATGGGGACACTCCAGGGCTCAGTGCAATGTcgag ATAAGGATGAATGTTTAACCGGGTCTCACCAGTGCAGCCGCCATGCTCAGTGTGTCAACACAGATGGTTCCTACACCTGTCAGTGTTTGGAGGACTACTTCGGCAACGGACGCACCTGCTGGCCCAGGAGAGCCCCACAGTCCAAGGCTGTCATGTACTTCAATTACAAACTCTCCAAAAGGACCAAGCCCATACAACCTTCATCTTAG